In one window of Mytilus galloprovincialis chromosome 6, xbMytGall1.hap1.1, whole genome shotgun sequence DNA:
- the LOC143081030 gene encoding uncharacterized protein LOC143081030, whose protein sequence is MAIVRQPQLGNADMYQMLKDYQALEDLKVAIFDNMCPIIQQNTVIQNGCINNGKCFEWGEKRSDICYQYKCSKPAGCKQNLCPSYNYRLVNAECVRSDGTCSEVGYTYKEHCISFECQASTFNGILTAEFIPVNTACKYGNKCVQLGERVTEVCDVLICNYDDKAMGYELMLESQGCEHNGQCLMKNQKVFEESTCTNFVCSYSKRQNRLVMKERVAGCKGTDGSCAAKGDVVTQKGCIKYQCDNKGNLELIEAGCDVDGECKPVGSKWRQPGECAVFRCVLVDTMDDSVETDIEQDLECHNFDGECVKPGKEFDDHCMTYRCKNNGKLDRVAAKCEYDGKCYDIGDDWVDRKRCKHVVCRADKKLGAVFFRRKYGCKDDKGNCFAPGEFAVKDGSCVKYKCYSDHILRREDCEFKGKCYGSDETWVDMAECLTLSCYKDDFTGESELTSSPYGCLEEGICKNPGDTYEKDCQKYECQPNGQGFQIIDSKCPWKNNCKNLNQTWFDKKTCRRYGCFEDDDGLDIEEITYGCRGMNDECINDRKDLDQDNCISYDCTNGKLVPQKVGCELDGECMQVNDYKVDSEKCIKYRCVMSSAGDGFIATKIKEIRGCLDHDQCFFPGAKKVEDCSTYVCSRDGTFKIQDPQCEFLGQCIPLGTKWRNDEKCKKFRCELSKLTGRPVVKSFVWGCMGRKKCVKFGGKRRLRRCVVHQCQKTDAGPSFVPVKIGCIKDNACRPLDTSWVNQDLCVRETCGYEEGNMFPDILPSPYGCTDESGVCRPFGAKVKDENNPCIKYKCTRYGTMVPVIVGCPYNDKCKPDGAVWRDTKTCTTYKCKRENVSPTRVIMHTIEKPGCKGIDGKCVKQGDTRRYECTDYVCDTSRGGLFITGQGCMHWKECKPLNSTWMEPRTCITYQCRYDQVLNDLFITEKQYGCQDESGECFSKGQRKQRSCNKFVCNAKGNFQVVKAGCEKNGKCYAIDESWQEGCVWYTCAMLDKGPNFVETEIAERHGCVGVDGKCYEPGETFRDGCISYKCKPGGDFEEENFGCVGFDGGCVLPGETIDNDCNKYQCDPSSLALQPVHMSCSVNGVCKEIDDKWFDKETCLGYRCVYNPETNDVDVIERISGCQTADKCVRPGARVKGKDCVKFQCKQGKMVPTDIGCEYDGECLPLHMSIQEGCSWKKCVIAAEGPNFIDTRLITEHDHKCKMSAFGKEYDVGAEVVMECKTYKCVKTIDAATFVQIGEKCRGDDGTCYPVDQSAWDAECAQYSCSRSKGVLQLSSQQGCKDAAGQCHSVGSEWDENTESQCVTKSCNVKGLTYFEKIITHECRDIQGKCRQVGDSDFDVKMNGLLYQSCRCNYENEKVVYQCQSTSELP, encoded by the exons ATGGCGATTGTTCGACAACCACAACTTGGGAATGCGGATATGTATCAAATGCTGAAAGATTACCAAGCCCTCGAAGATTTAAAAGTTGCTATCTTTGACAATATGTGTCCAA TTATACAACAGAATACAGTTATACAGAATG GCTGTATCAATAATGGAAAATGCTTTGAATGGGGAGAAAAACGAAGTGATATATGCTACCAATATAAATGTTCCAAACCTGCCGGTTGTAAACAAAATCTGTGTCCAAGCTACAACTACAGACTCGTCAATGCAG AATGTGTGCGATCTGACGGAACATGTAGTGAGGTTGGTTACACTTATAAAGAACATTGCATCAGCTTTGAATGTCAAGCCTCAACTTTCAATGGCATCCTTACTGCTGAATTTATACCTGTGAATACCG CATGTAAATATGGCAATAAGTGTGTACAGCTCGGTGAAAGGGTAACAGAAGTGTGTGATGTATTAATCTGCAACTATGACGACAAAGCAATGGGCTATGAACTTATGTTGGAATCACAAG GCTGTGAACATAATGGACAATGTTTGATGAAAAATCAAAAGGTCTTTGAAGAAAGCACATGCACAAATTTTGTGTGTTCATACTCTAAGAGACAAAACAGGCTAGTGATGAAGGAAAGAGTTGCAG GTTGCAAAGGGACAGATGGTAGTTGCGCTGCCAAAGGAGATGTTGTTACCCAAAAGGGTTGTATCAAGTATCAGTGCGACAACAAAGGAAATTTAGAACTGATTGAAGCAG GATGTGATGTTGATGGAGAGTGTAAACCAGTTGGATCAAAATGGCGACAACCTGGGGAGTGTGCAGTGTTTAGATGTGTGTTGGTAGACACAATGGACGACTCTGTAGAAACAGATATTGAACAAGATTTgg AATGTCACAATTTTGATGGAGAATGTGTAAAACCGGGTAAAGAATTTGATGACCACTGTATGACCTACAGATGTAAAAACAACGGCAAATTAGACAGAGTTGCTGCAA aatgtgaatatgaTGGTAAATGTTATGATATCGGAGATGACTGGGTGGACAGAAAGAGATGTAAACACGTGGTTTGTAGGGCTGACAAAAAATTAGGGGCTGTCTTCTTTAGAAGGAAATACG GTTGTAAAGATGACAAAGGAAACTGCTTTGCACCAGGAGAGTTTGCAGTGAAGGACGGCAGTTGTgtgaaatataaatgttattcaGACCATATATTGAGACGAGAAG ATTGCGAGTTTAAGGGCAAATGTTATGGCTCTGACGAGACATGGGTTGATATGGCTGAATGCCTGACTTTATCCTGTTATAAAGACGACTTTACTGGCGAATCGGAACTGACGTCTTCTCCATACG GTTGCTTGGAAGAGGGCATCTGTAAAAATCCTGGTGATACATATGAAAAGGATTGTCAAAAATATGAATGCCAGCCGAATGGACAAGGATTCCAGATAATTGATTCTA AATGTCCATGGAAAAACAACTGTAAAAATTTGAATCAGACCTGGTTTGACAAGAAGACATGTAGACGATACGGTTGTTTTGAAGACGATGATGGTTTAGATATAGAAGAAATTACCTATG GATGCCGTGGTATGAATGACGAATGTATTAATGACAGGAAAGATTTAGATCAGGACAATTGTATCAGTTATGATTGTACCAATGGAAAACTTGTTCCACAGAAAGTtg GTTGCGAATTAGACGGTGAATGTATGCAAGTGAATGATTATAAAGTTGACtcagaaaaatgtataaaatacagATGTGTTATGTCAAGTGCTGGAGACGGCTTTATTGCTactaaaattaaagaaatcaGAG GTTGCCTAGACCACGACCAATGCTTCTTCCCTGGAGCAAAGAAAGTAGAAGATTGTAGTACCTATGTCTGTTCAAGGGACGGAACATTTAAAATACAAGATCCAC AATGTGAATTTCTTGGACAGTGTATACCTTTAGGAACAAAATGGAGAAATGATGAAAAGTGCAAAAAATTCAGATGCGAGCTAAGCAAATTAACTGGTCGACCGGTTGTTAAATCATTTGTATGGG GCTGCATGGGAAGAAAGAAGTGTGTTAAGTTCGGTGGGAAAAGGAGACTGAGAAGATGTGTTGTACATCAATGTCAAAAAACAGATGCTGGACCTAGCTTTGTCCCTGTTAAAATTG GATGTATAAAAGACAATGCATGCAGGCCTCTTGATACATCATGGGTTAATCAAGACTTATGTGTTAGAGAGACATGTGGTTACGAAGAGGGTAACATGTTCCCGGATATACTGCCATCACCATACG GATGCACTGATGAATCTGGAGTATGTCGACCATTTGGCGCCAAGGTCAAAGATGAGAACAATCCATGCATTAAATACAAATGCACACGATATGGTACGATGGTACCAGTCATAGTTG GATGTCCTTACAACGATAAGTGTAAACCTGATGGGGCTGTATGGAGAGACACAAAAACATGTACAACATATAAGTGCAAGCGGGAAAATGTCAGTCCAACAAGGGTTATAATGCATACAATTGAAAAGCCAG GATGTAAAGGAATAGATGGAAAGTGTGTTAAACAGGGCGATACTAGACGATATGAATGTACTGATTATGTATGTGATACGAGCAGAGGAGGACTTTTCATAACTGGTCAAG GATGCATGCATTGGAAGGAATGCAAACCACTCAATTCAACATGGATGGAACCAAGGACGTGCATAACATACCAATGTCGATATGACCAAGTATTAAACGATTTATTCATAACAGAAAAACAATATG GCTGCCAAGATGAAAGTGGAGAATGTTTCAGCAAAGGCCAGCGAAAGCAAAGAAGTTGTAATAAATTTGTTTGTAATGCAAAGGGAAACTTCCAAGTTGTCAAAGCAG GATGTGAAAAGAACGGCAAATGTTACGCTATTGACGAATCATGGCAGGAAGGATGCGTTTGGTACACATGTGCTATGCTCGATAAAGGACCTAACTTTGTAGAAACCGAGATTGCCGAACGTCACG GTTGTGTTGGAGTTGATGGTAAATGTTATGAGCCAGGAGAAACTTTCAGAGATGGATGTATATCATACAAATGCAAACCAGGAGGAGACTTTGAAGAGGAGAACTTTG GCTGTGTTGGATTTGACGGAGGATGTGTATTACCAGGAGAAACAATAGATAATGACTGTAACAAGTACCAGTGTGACCCGTCCTCGTTAGCCTTGCAACCAGTTCATATGT CTTGTAGCGTTAATGGAGTCTGTAAAGAAATCGATGATAAATGGTTTGACAAGGAGACATGTCTGGGTTACAGGTGTGTTTACAATCCAGAAACCAATGATGTTGACGTCATAGAAAGAATTTCAG GATGTCAAACTGCCGACAAATGTGTACGCCCAGGAGCAAGAGTAAAGGGGAAAGATTGTGTTAAGTTCCAGTGTAAACAAGGAAAGATGGTACCAACTGACATAG GTTGTGAATACGACGGAGAATGTCTACCATTACATATGAGCATACAAGAAGGTTGTTCATGGAAGAAATGTGTGATTGCAGCAGAGGGTCCAAACTTTATTGATACTAGACTTATAACTGAGCACG ATCATAAATGTAAGATGTCAGCTTTTGGCAAAGAATATGATGTTGGTGCCGAGGTTGTAATGGaatgtaaaacatataaatgtgtCAAGACTATTGATGCTGCTACATTTGTTCAAATCGGGGAAA AATGTCGAGGAGATGACGGCACGTGTTATCCTGTAGATCAATCTGCCTGGGATGCAGAGTGTGCACAGTACTCCTGCAGTAGGTCGAAAGGTGTTCTTCAGCTTTCATCACAGCAAG gaTGTAAAGATGCAGCTGGACAATGTCACTCTGTTGGTTCAGAATGGGATGAGAATACAGAAAGTCAATGTGTGACAAAATCATGTAACGTCAAAGGTTTAACTTATTTCGAAAAGATAATTACACATG AATGTAGAGATATACAAGGTAAATGTCGTCAAGTTGGAGATTCTGATTTTGATGTTAAAATGAATGGCTTACTTTACCAGAGCTGCAGATGTAATTACGAGAATGAGAAAGTGGTGTATCAGTGTCAGTCAACCTCGGAACTCCCCTAA